The following coding sequences are from one Myxococcales bacterium window:
- a CDS encoding cellulase family glycosylhydrolase translates to MRTSVSRQLLSLSALAGVAACGNGAPAPVDMPGADLAIHADGEYLRDREGRVVILRGMNYAGMEFGNFVGAPNGPAAEDFAQMASWGVNAVRVAISWQYLEPEPGVFDENYLIDNLDPVIAWAAANDILVIPEMHQFYTSPCFGDTNEPPQWSGIGFPSWTCEGQYTPEEHFKAMCEFFAGKLAPDGRTLIEHFTDAWRLVATHYAGDLRIGGFDLFNEPMCVGNLRDFQRDHLNPVLRDVREALRGAGAEHTFFYSPVVTRNLGFGVEPESMGQNVVYAPHLYTQTGGLPTSKYGGNIDLITADYEQARLEAAVMGAPFIAAEFGGSTQPEDGFLAATTAFLADSQRVQDDFLVGGLWWAFFPGDNIFSLVDAAGTPKGELAATLARPYAQRIAGAPTAMAYDHDASQFSLTYDTRLPGLRSAPTQLYVPPAWFDAGFDVSLTDGATYESLPGSLRVHVTTALAGEVTVILQRRAARGP, encoded by the coding sequence GTGCGCACCTCGGTGTCTCGACAATTGCTCTCACTGAGCGCACTTGCCGGCGTCGCGGCCTGCGGCAATGGCGCGCCAGCCCCGGTCGACATGCCCGGCGCGGACTTGGCGATCCATGCCGATGGTGAGTATCTGCGCGATCGCGAGGGCCGCGTCGTGATCTTGCGCGGCATGAATTACGCCGGCATGGAGTTTGGCAATTTTGTCGGCGCCCCAAATGGCCCCGCCGCCGAAGACTTTGCGCAAATGGCCAGCTGGGGCGTCAACGCGGTGCGGGTTGCGATTTCATGGCAATACCTCGAGCCTGAGCCTGGCGTATTTGACGAGAACTATCTCATCGACAATCTCGATCCGGTCATCGCCTGGGCGGCCGCCAATGACATCTTAGTCATTCCCGAGATGCACCAGTTTTATACCTCACCGTGCTTTGGCGATACCAACGAGCCCCCGCAGTGGAGCGGCATTGGCTTTCCCAGCTGGACCTGCGAGGGCCAATACACGCCAGAAGAGCACTTTAAGGCGATGTGCGAATTCTTTGCGGGCAAGCTCGCGCCTGATGGCCGCACCCTGATCGAGCATTTTACCGACGCCTGGCGCCTGGTCGCGACGCACTATGCCGGCGATCTGCGCATCGGCGGCTTCGATCTTTTTAACGAACCCATGTGCGTTGGCAATCTCCGCGACTTCCAGCGCGATCACCTTAACCCCGTGCTGCGCGACGTACGCGAGGCGCTGCGCGGCGCCGGCGCGGAGCACACATTTTTTTATAGCCCGGTGGTGACGCGCAACCTCGGCTTTGGCGTCGAGCCTGAGTCGATGGGACAAAATGTCGTTTATGCGCCGCATTTGTACACACAAACCGGCGGCCTGCCGACGTCCAAGTACGGCGGCAACATCGACCTCATCACTGCCGACTACGAGCAAGCGCGCCTCGAGGCCGCCGTCATGGGCGCGCCGTTCATCGCCGCCGAATTTGGCGGCAGCACGCAACCCGAAGATGGCTTCCTCGCCGCGACCACGGCGTTTTTGGCCGATTCGCAACGCGTGCAAGATGACTTCTTGGTCGGCGGCCTGTGGTGGGCTTTTTTTCCTGGCGACAATATCTTCAGCCTCGTCGACGCCGCGGGCACACCCAAGGGCGAGCTCGCGGCGACGCTGGCCCGGCCCTATGCGCAACGAATTGCCGGCGCGCCAACCGCGATGGCGTACGATCACGACGCCAGTCAATTTTCACTCACCTACGACACGCGATTGCCGGGCCTGCGCAGCGCGCCAACGCAACTCTATGTGCCGCCCGCGTGGTTTGACGCTGGCTTTGACGTCAGCCTCACAGACGGCGCCACCTACGAATCGTTGCCGGGCAGCCTGCGGGTGCACGTTACCACCGCCCTTGCGGGCGAGGTCACCGTTATCCTTCAGCGACGCGCGGCGCGCGGGCCGTGA
- a CDS encoding 2,3-bisphosphoglycerate-independent phosphoglycerate mutase, which yields MNWQLARNSRFAGRPGPVVLVVLDGVGLGAGDAGDAVVAAKTPTLDAIAALGHTRALTAHGTAVGLPSDDDMGNSEVGHNALGAGMVPTQGAALVQRAIASGALMRSEAFVTCVRRSAQGGALHLLGLLSDGNVHAHIDHLIAMLRAAATAGVRRLFVHILLDGRDVAPTSALTYIEVLERELASLRAGGCEAAIASGGGRMSITMDRYEADWDMVARGWRTHVHGEARRFPSAAQAILTFRGEAPGIIDQDLPAFVIADADGGAPIAPMRDGDSVILFNFRGDRAIEITRAFEAAAEAPWAPFDRGPVPSLFFAGMMQYDGDLQLPRHYLVSPPIIEHTMGEYLARNAVPQLALSETQKFGHVTYFWNGNRSGMFDPHYETYVQIDSDRAPFDERPWMKCAEITDALITRLADRGPGAPRFVRVNYPNGDMVGHTGAFDATVLGIEAVDLQLARLQRAVQQHQGILVLTADHGNADEMYQRDKRGQTLRDAQTGAPLVKTSHSLAPVPFMIYDPSYAGEYALAAPQRIWRAAPPQVAVTPAGGLGHVAATCLELLGYQAPEGMLPSLLARR from the coding sequence ATGAATTGGCAGTTGGCGCGCAATTCGCGGTTTGCTGGGCGACCAGGGCCAGTGGTCTTGGTCGTGCTCGATGGCGTTGGGCTTGGGGCAGGTGACGCCGGCGATGCCGTGGTCGCGGCGAAAACGCCCACGCTCGACGCGATCGCGGCGCTCGGACACACCCGTGCGCTGACCGCGCATGGCACGGCGGTCGGCCTACCGAGCGATGACGACATGGGCAACAGCGAGGTTGGCCACAACGCGCTCGGCGCGGGCATGGTGCCTACGCAGGGCGCGGCGCTCGTGCAACGGGCCATCGCCAGCGGCGCGCTCATGCGAAGCGAGGCCTTTGTCACCTGTGTTCGCCGCAGCGCGCAGGGAGGCGCCTTGCACTTGCTTGGCTTATTGTCCGACGGCAACGTGCATGCGCATATCGATCATCTCATCGCCATGTTGCGCGCGGCGGCCACCGCAGGGGTGCGGCGCTTGTTCGTGCACATCTTGCTCGATGGGCGCGATGTCGCGCCGACCAGCGCGCTCACCTATATCGAGGTGCTCGAGCGCGAGCTGGCGAGCCTGCGTGCGGGTGGATGTGAAGCGGCCATCGCCTCGGGTGGCGGGCGCATGTCGATCACGATGGATCGCTACGAGGCCGACTGGGACATGGTCGCGCGCGGATGGCGAACCCACGTGCACGGGGAGGCGCGGCGGTTTCCCAGCGCGGCGCAAGCGATCTTGACGTTTCGCGGCGAGGCGCCCGGCATCATTGATCAGGACCTGCCGGCGTTTGTGATTGCGGACGCCGATGGGGGCGCACCTATCGCGCCGATGCGTGACGGCGACAGCGTCATTCTTTTTAATTTTCGCGGCGATCGGGCGATCGAAATCACCCGCGCGTTCGAGGCCGCCGCCGAGGCGCCGTGGGCGCCGTTTGACCGCGGCCCCGTTCCCTCCCTCTTTTTCGCCGGCATGATGCAATACGACGGTGACTTGCAGCTGCCGCGCCACTACTTAGTAAGCCCGCCTATCATCGAGCACACGATGGGCGAATACCTTGCCCGCAACGCCGTCCCACAGCTCGCGCTATCAGAGACGCAAAAATTTGGCCACGTGACCTATTTCTGGAATGGCAACCGCAGCGGCATGTTCGATCCGCATTACGAGACCTACGTGCAGATCGACTCCGATCGGGCGCCCTTTGACGAGCGGCCGTGGATGAAATGCGCCGAAATCACCGATGCGTTGATTACGCGGCTTGCCGATCGTGGGCCCGGCGCGCCGCGCTTTGTCCGCGTCAACTATCCCAATGGCGACATGGTGGGGCACACCGGCGCGTTTGACGCCACGGTGCTTGGCATCGAGGCCGTCGACTTGCAGCTGGCGCGCTTGCAACGCGCGGTGCAGCAGCATCAGGGCATCTTGGTGCTCACCGCCGATCACGGCAACGCCGATGAGATGTATCAGCGCGACAAGCGCGGCCAAACGCTGCGCGATGCGCAGACGGGCGCGCCACTGGTCAAGACCAGCCATAGCCTTGCGCCGGTGCCCTTTATGATCTACGACCCGAGCTATGCAGGCGAGTACGCGTTGGCGGCGCCGCAACGCATCTGGCGCGCTGCCCCGCCACAAGTTGCGGTAACGCCTGCCGGCGGCCTTGGCCATGTCGCGGCAACATGCTTAGAATTGCTCGGCTACCAGGCGCCTGAGGGCATGTTGCCCTCCCTTCTGGCGCGGCGGTAG
- a CDS encoding Hsp33 family molecular chaperone HslO, producing the protein MSSASDSLAKGPATDAVVRAMTNDGAFRVIGIVSTGTAQAAVARQQATGDVAVRLAELLTAAVLIRETTQPTRRVQVVWTDNDGQMLVADALADGKNRGIVSPGRGEDDGADGHGARNGDNTLQVSYTLRNGSLHQSMIAVPQGQDMSAALMRYMQESEQTVCIAQLCAMPHGGARRDDDAPAVRAVGGYLVQLLPEATVEVIAEMTDKVSALPALSHWLENAQDARGVVATLLDGFAYTELAASDITFGCTCSEERFIMGILTLQTTDLEEILNDPIIEVSCDACGQQYHIAAETVREMQVAGKRRYEA; encoded by the coding sequence ATGTCTAGCGCCTCTGATAGCCTGGCGAAGGGCCCCGCCACCGATGCCGTCGTGCGCGCCATGACCAACGACGGCGCCTTTCGCGTGATCGGCATCGTTTCAACGGGCACCGCGCAGGCGGCGGTCGCGCGGCAACAAGCAACCGGCGACGTGGCCGTGCGGCTCGCCGAGCTGCTCACCGCCGCCGTGCTGATCCGCGAAACCACGCAGCCAACGCGACGCGTGCAGGTGGTGTGGACCGACAACGATGGTCAGATGCTCGTCGCGGATGCCCTTGCCGACGGCAAGAACCGCGGCATCGTTTCGCCCGGTCGCGGCGAAGACGACGGCGCTGATGGCCACGGCGCGCGCAACGGCGACAACACCCTGCAAGTTAGCTACACCCTGCGCAACGGCTCGCTGCACCAAAGCATGATCGCGGTGCCCCAGGGCCAAGACATGAGCGCGGCGCTCATGCGCTACATGCAGGAGTCGGAGCAGACGGTGTGCATTGCGCAGCTGTGCGCGATGCCTCACGGCGGCGCCCGCCGCGACGACGACGCGCCCGCGGTGCGCGCCGTCGGTGGCTACCTGGTGCAATTGCTGCCTGAGGCCACGGTCGAGGTCATCGCCGAAATGACTGACAAGGTTAGCGCCCTGCCCGCGCTCTCGCACTGGCTCGAAAATGCGCAAGATGCCCGCGGCGTCGTCGCCACCTTGCTCGATGGGTTCGCCTACACCGAGCTTGCGGCGAGCGATATAACCTTTGGTTGCACGTGCAGCGAGGAGCGCTTCATCATGGGCATCCTCACCTTGCAGACGACCGATCTCGAGGAGATCTTAAACGATCCGATCATCGAGGTCAGCTGCGACGCGTGCGGCCAGCAGTATCACATCGCCGCCGAGACCGTGCGCGAGATGCAGGTTGCGGGCAAGCGACGCTATGAGGCGTAA
- a CDS encoding TlpA family protein disulfide reductase, producing the protein MKVKVLVGGAVVLMLALIAFIVVQVTSRPQGDGPPGVAARVVPAAAAACDPGRGDCLPKLDFVDHNGIVFAAPSLAGKVVVVNFWATWCKPCQKEIPDFNRVYTAYKDRGVVFLGVMTDAPEPGILLNFMSDYEMTYPVIPATNDNLLAFGYPEAIPTTFIYDRAGNRRTMKRGALEEKELREVIDELVR; encoded by the coding sequence ATGAAGGTAAAGGTGCTCGTAGGCGGCGCGGTGGTGCTGATGCTCGCGCTGATCGCCTTCATCGTCGTGCAAGTGACGTCGCGGCCGCAGGGCGATGGCCCCCCCGGCGTCGCGGCTCGGGTCGTGCCGGCCGCGGCCGCCGCGTGCGATCCTGGGCGCGGCGACTGCCTGCCCAAGCTCGATTTTGTCGATCACAACGGCATCGTGTTTGCCGCCCCCTCGCTCGCAGGCAAGGTGGTCGTGGTGAACTTCTGGGCCACGTGGTGCAAGCCCTGCCAAAAAGAAATTCCCGATTTCAATCGCGTCTATACCGCTTACAAAGATCGAGGCGTGGTGTTTCTCGGCGTCATGACGGATGCGCCAGAGCCAGGCATATTGCTCAATTTTATGAGCGACTACGAAATGACGTATCCGGTGATTCCCGCGACCAATGACAATCTCTTGGCCTTTGGCTATCCCGAGGCCATTCCAACCACGTTTATCTACGATCGCGCCGGCAATCGGCGGACGATGAAGCGCGGCGCGCTCGAAGAAAAAGAATTGCGAGAGGTCATCGATGAGCTCGTGCGCTAG
- a CDS encoding serine/threonine protein kinase, translating to MERAPSETKLSAGSPEAPAPFGKYWLFGLIARGGMAEVYRARDGKDPEAPVVAMKIMRPSLARQAKFVDMFNRESKLAKLLKHPCIVGTVDAGRCEGRHFLTLEYIAGCDLSELLKRCQQSDTRVQVPHALYIASKIAEALAFAHGMVDAEGRPLQIVNRDVSPANVRISYDGQVKLLDFGIAQAQLRFTTEIGTLKGKYSYMSPEQIRGMPLDARSDIFSLGIVLHELLTTEKLFRGDTEFGLMEKVRKAEVAAPSAQNRRVPPEIDTIVLRALARDVEARYQTAAELHQDLEAALKPFHFEPRELRQFVRQMFRKELALEEEAMATIAAYKMPEPSASLSMSRTITNPPGMGAAVSASDISDAVNTVRLRALARDKDKTDLTTTPPPIDSGRIATGAGRDPTATGVSTGGAATPQLPPKKWWERIIGR from the coding sequence ATGGAGCGCGCACCAAGCGAAACCAAGCTCTCGGCGGGTTCGCCCGAGGCGCCGGCGCCGTTTGGCAAGTACTGGCTGTTTGGCCTGATCGCACGCGGCGGCATGGCCGAGGTCTATCGCGCCCGCGATGGCAAGGACCCCGAGGCACCGGTGGTCGCGATGAAAATCATGCGCCCCTCACTGGCGCGCCAAGCCAAATTCGTCGACATGTTCAATCGCGAGAGCAAGCTCGCCAAGCTGCTCAAGCATCCGTGCATCGTCGGCACCGTCGATGCGGGGCGCTGCGAGGGCCGCCATTTTTTGACGCTCGAGTACATCGCGGGCTGCGATCTATCCGAATTGCTGAAGCGGTGCCAACAGAGCGACACCCGGGTGCAGGTGCCACACGCGCTGTATATTGCGAGCAAGATCGCCGAGGCCTTGGCGTTTGCGCATGGCATGGTCGACGCCGAAGGTCGCCCCTTGCAAATCGTCAACCGCGACGTCTCGCCGGCGAATGTCCGAATTTCGTACGACGGCCAGGTCAAGCTCCTAGATTTCGGCATCGCCCAGGCGCAGCTGCGTTTCACCACCGAGATTGGCACCCTCAAGGGCAAATACAGCTACATGTCGCCCGAGCAGATTCGCGGCATGCCGCTCGACGCGCGCTCGGATATATTTTCGCTCGGCATCGTGCTGCACGAGCTGCTCACCACCGAGAAGCTCTTTCGCGGCGACACCGAATTTGGCCTGATGGAAAAAGTGCGCAAGGCCGAGGTCGCCGCGCCATCGGCGCAAAATCGCCGCGTGCCGCCTGAGATCGACACCATCGTGCTGCGCGCGCTTGCGCGCGATGTCGAGGCGCGTTATCAGACCGCCGCCGAGCTGCACCAAGATCTCGAGGCGGCGCTTAAGCCGTTTCATTTTGAGCCGCGCGAGCTGCGCCAGTTTGTGCGCCAAATGTTCCGCAAAGAGCTCGCCCTCGAGGAAGAGGCCATGGCGACGATCGCCGCCTACAAGATGCCCGAACCGTCCGCGTCACTTTCGATGAGCCGCACCATCACCAATCCACCCGGCATGGGCGCCGCGGTCAGCGCCAGCGACATCTCGGATGCGGTCAATACGGTGCGCTTGCGCGCGCTTGCACGCGACAAGGACAAGACCGATCTAACCACCACGCCGCCACCAATTGACTCGGGCCGCATTGCAACCGGTGCCGGCCGCGATCCGACCGCAACCGGCGTGTCAACCGGTGGCGCCGCCACGCCGCAGCTGCCACCCAAAAAGTGGTGGGAACGCATTATCGGGCGCTGA
- a CDS encoding serine/threonine protein kinase, whose translation MGGQQFGPYELVRPIASGGMAELYLVKAQGFAGFEKFLALKVIHPDFASDAEFVAMLVEEAKLAVQLQHGNIAQTFDLGRVGDIYYIAMEFIDGVDLYRVLRYSGDNDVPLPVSLCAYVIREALQGLDYAHRKTAPNGTPLGIVHRDISPQNILVSYTGEVKLVDFGIAKASMRAKKTAIGVLKGKYYYMSPEQAWGEAIDARSDIFSMGIVLYELLVGQMLFVDDDLAVVLEMVRKAEVAPPSTLRREIPPALEAIIMRALAKRPGDRFASARDFAVALDAFLRGSAPFNALMLSDYIRTRVGAEGGDAADAVSLGSNVPTQEDAALVAARATAVKGAAAPAVVAAQTTPMRVGPVAPRQASARKISSFAETNQMMHDREVGDTNSLIFTETDMGIGEAPAKLEAARAQFRRDSLGAPPAPRPRDMSTRARRASELTAERLPPQVLMSPTPAPHALPAHLTSGSRPAMPSVPPPPPFASQQMSAAVDAPSPYVPAAAPTPSSDASLATPSSGWTAHALIAWLAAFGAMGGAAAIGFAWYLAQQGPTRAWVDATTPGAVVTVNDGAPHAAGGAIALTPDQPNTIAVRKPGFKEVVREVTVARGTTTYIMAELQPVATLTVHGSRGDEVYVEGKMVGTTPLEAQAVEARGVSVIESATPGGQRVQWVVNFDETPTVRLERR comes from the coding sequence ATGGGCGGGCAGCAGTTTGGACCATACGAACTGGTCCGCCCCATCGCCTCGGGCGGCATGGCCGAGCTCTATCTGGTCAAGGCCCAAGGGTTTGCGGGCTTTGAGAAGTTTCTGGCGCTCAAGGTCATCCATCCCGATTTTGCCTCGGACGCCGAGTTTGTCGCTATGTTGGTCGAAGAGGCCAAGCTGGCGGTGCAGCTGCAGCACGGCAACATCGCGCAGACCTTCGATCTCGGCCGCGTCGGCGACATTTACTACATCGCGATGGAGTTCATCGACGGCGTCGATCTCTACCGGGTGTTGCGCTACAGCGGTGACAACGACGTGCCGCTGCCGGTCTCGCTGTGTGCGTACGTCATTCGCGAGGCGTTGCAAGGCCTAGACTACGCGCATCGCAAGACGGCGCCTAATGGCACGCCGCTGGGGATTGTTCACCGCGACATCTCGCCGCAAAACATCCTGGTGTCCTATACCGGCGAGGTCAAGCTGGTCGATTTCGGCATCGCCAAGGCGTCGATGCGCGCCAAGAAAACCGCGATTGGCGTGCTCAAGGGCAAGTACTACTACATGTCGCCGGAACAGGCGTGGGGCGAGGCCATCGACGCGCGTTCCGATATTTTTTCGATGGGCATCGTGCTGTATGAATTGCTGGTAGGCCAGATGTTATTCGTTGATGACGATCTCGCGGTTGTGCTTGAGATGGTGCGCAAGGCCGAGGTCGCGCCGCCCAGCACCCTGCGTCGTGAGATCCCACCGGCGCTCGAGGCCATCATCATGCGCGCGCTCGCCAAGCGTCCGGGCGATCGCTTTGCCTCGGCGCGCGATTTTGCCGTCGCGCTCGACGCGTTCTTGCGCGGCAGCGCGCCCTTTAACGCGCTCATGCTCAGCGACTACATTCGCACTCGCGTCGGCGCCGAGGGTGGCGACGCCGCCGACGCCGTGTCCCTTGGTTCGAACGTCCCTACCCAGGAAGATGCGGCCTTGGTTGCGGCGCGCGCGACCGCGGTAAAGGGCGCGGCGGCGCCCGCGGTGGTGGCGGCCCAAACCACGCCCATGCGGGTAGGGCCCGTGGCGCCGCGCCAGGCCTCGGCACGCAAGATCTCGAGCTTCGCCGAAACCAATCAGATGATGCACGACCGCGAGGTCGGCGACACCAACAGCCTAATCTTCACCGAGACGGATATGGGCATCGGCGAAGCGCCGGCCAAGCTGGAGGCGGCGCGCGCGCAATTTCGCCGCGACTCGCTCGGCGCGCCACCGGCGCCCAGGCCTCGCGATATGTCGACGCGCGCGCGGCGAGCCTCGGAACTCACCGCGGAGCGCTTGCCGCCGCAAGTCCTCATGTCACCGACGCCCGCACCACACGCGTTGCCGGCGCACCTAACCTCGGGCTCGCGGCCGGCGATGCCATCGGTGCCACCGCCGCCGCCGTTTGCCTCGCAACAAATGTCCGCGGCCGTGGACGCGCCAAGTCCGTACGTGCCCGCCGCCGCGCCCACGCCATCCTCGGACGCATCGCTTGCCACGCCGAGCAGCGGTTGGACGGCCCATGCGCTGATCGCCTGGTTAGCGGCATTTGGCGCCATGGGCGGCGCAGCCGCCATTGGGTTTGCCTGGTATCTCGCGCAGCAAGGGCCGACGCGCGCCTGGGTCGATGCAACAACGCCTGGCGCGGTCGTAACGGTAAATGACGGTGCCCCCCACGCAGCTGGTGGCGCGATTGCCCTAACGCCTGACCAGCCAAATACCATTGCGGTGCGCAAGCCGGGCTTTAAGGAGGTGGTGCGCGAGGTGACCGTGGCGCGCGGCACGACCACGTACATCATGGCGGAGTTGCAGCCGGTGGCGACGCTGACGGTGCATGGTTCACGTGGCGATGAAGTGTATGTCGAGGGCAAAATGGTTGGTACGACGCCGCTTGAGGCCCAAGCGGTCGAGGCGCGCGGGGTTAGCGTGATCGAGAGCGCGACGCCGGGCGGGCAGCGCGTACAATGGGTTGTGAACTTTGACGAGACGCCCACCGTGCGGTTGGAGCGAAGGTAG
- a CDS encoding RluA family pseudouridine synthase, whose amino-acid sequence MRKHTDQAWTQVKRWIEGGKLAVNGRVVVDPGFLLHAGNMIELNLGAPRPIDLSREAVLAYDDAHVVVIDKPSGISSVPYDHREGNTAMDMIRAAWRRGGKGATEIPLHVVHRIDKATSGLLAFAKSKRAELGLGTQFRDHSISRHYLCLVHGMAGSKRIESYLVADRGDGIRGSTRHLNQGKRAVTHVTVLDHNQDVSLCSVRLETGKTHQIRIHLSEDGHPLLGEEVYIRNWRKHEHTEYQAPRLMLHAASLGFVHPVTGLRVDLSSALPADFVQTMHRYGLKFPVTTAT is encoded by the coding sequence GTGCGTAAACACACGGATCAGGCGTGGACGCAGGTCAAACGATGGATCGAAGGCGGCAAGCTGGCCGTCAACGGCCGCGTCGTGGTCGATCCGGGGTTTTTACTCCATGCGGGCAACATGATCGAGCTGAACCTGGGCGCGCCCAGGCCCATCGACCTCTCGCGCGAGGCCGTGCTCGCGTATGATGATGCGCACGTCGTCGTCATCGACAAGCCGAGCGGCATCTCGAGCGTGCCGTACGACCATCGCGAGGGCAACACGGCGATGGACATGATCCGCGCCGCTTGGCGACGCGGTGGCAAGGGCGCCACGGAGATTCCGTTGCACGTCGTGCATCGCATCGACAAGGCGACCTCGGGCCTGCTCGCGTTTGCCAAGTCTAAGCGCGCCGAGCTCGGGCTGGGCACGCAATTTCGAGATCACTCCATTTCGCGGCATTACCTTTGCCTGGTGCACGGCATGGCGGGCAGCAAGCGCATTGAGAGCTACCTCGTCGCGGATCGCGGCGACGGCATCCGCGGCTCGACGCGGCATCTCAATCAGGGCAAGCGCGCCGTCACGCACGTCACCGTGCTCGATCACAACCAGGATGTGTCGCTGTGCTCGGTGCGGCTCGAAACCGGCAAGACGCACCAGATTCGCATCCATCTCTCCGAGGACGGCCATCCCTTGCTCGGCGAAGAGGTTTACATCCGCAATTGGCGCAAGCACGAACACACCGAATATCAGGCGCCGCGCCTCATGCTGCATGCGGCGTCGCTTGGCTTTGTGCATCCGGTGACCGGCCTGCGCGTCGACTTGAGCAGCGCGCTACCCGCCGATTTCGTGCAGACCATGCATCGCTACGGGCTTAAATTTCCGGTCACCACGGCGACGTAA
- a CDS encoding SDR family NAD(P)-dependent oxidoreductase: MWTTTGTAIVTGATAGFGAAIARRLHGAGAHVVAIGRRRERLDALAAELGSRLVPVVVDVRDEAALAAAVQALPATLPPVEILINNAGLARGVGKVPNVELADWHAMIETNITGLVHMTQLVVKGLAERRRGHIINLGSVAGTYPYPGGNVYGATKAFVRQFSYNLRADLLGTGVRVTSIEPGMAETEFSVVRVGGDAAKARDIYQGMEPLTADDVADAIMYALSTPAHVNINSIELMPTAQAMAGFAVHRDPAS; this comes from the coding sequence ATGTGGACGACGACGGGCACCGCCATCGTGACCGGCGCCACCGCCGGCTTTGGGGCGGCGATCGCGCGCAGGCTCCATGGCGCAGGCGCGCACGTCGTGGCGATCGGCCGTCGTCGCGAGCGGCTTGACGCCTTGGCCGCCGAGCTCGGGTCGCGGCTGGTGCCGGTGGTGGTCGATGTGCGCGACGAGGCCGCGCTGGCCGCGGCGGTGCAGGCGCTGCCCGCAACCTTGCCGCCCGTCGAAATTTTGATCAACAACGCGGGCCTCGCGCGCGGCGTTGGCAAAGTGCCCAACGTCGAGCTTGCGGATTGGCATGCGATGATCGAGACCAACATCACCGGGCTGGTCCACATGACGCAGCTGGTGGTGAAAGGCCTCGCCGAGCGGCGGCGCGGCCATATCATCAATTTAGGCTCGGTAGCGGGGACCTATCCGTACCCCGGCGGCAATGTCTACGGCGCCACCAAAGCCTTCGTGCGGCAGTTCTCATACAACCTGCGCGCCGACCTGCTCGGCACCGGCGTGCGCGTGACGTCGATCGAGCCGGGCATGGCGGAAACCGAATTTTCCGTGGTGCGGGTCGGCGGCGACGCGGCCAAGGCCCGCGACATCTACCAGGGCATGGAGCCGCTCACCGCCGATGACGTGGCGGATGCGATCATGTACGCGCTATCGACGCCGGCGCACGTAAACATTAATTCAATCGAACTCATGCCCACGGCGCAGGCCATGGCGGGCTTCGCGGTGCATCGCGACCCTGCGAGCTAA